From Aquila chrysaetos chrysaetos chromosome 3, bAquChr1.4, whole genome shotgun sequence, the proteins below share one genomic window:
- the LOC115339545 gene encoding P2Y purinoceptor 1-like, translating to MAVEALTPWPGNGSGALCPVDTAFAQSFLPTVYLAVIPLGLVGNGLGLWHLCTGPRRGARHPLGLLVGNLGLADLLYVSTLPFLVSYYLRGRVWLFGQGWCRITRGLFHLNLYASIGFLTCISVHRYLGIVHPLKARGRCQGATSSAWLSTTVWVWVIAQVAPDFAFSKMDDMGTRCHDTTRHENLGVYLPYTAAITVTGFVIPFLIIVGCYCHVVVVLCRNDTVDPSLRRRSIRLVILVMVLFSICFLPYHIFRNLNLLSRGWQLQGSCTQALKNIYVSYQVTRGLASFNSALNPLLYVMTSEDCMSRMRTIYQRASQSLGLTFRRKTSCQTDEKKMSIILCEEEASDEL from the coding sequence ATGGCAGCGGGGCCCTGTGCCCCGTGGACACCGCCTTTGCCCAGAGCTTCTTGCCCACCGTCTATCTGGCGGTGATCcccctggggctggtggggaacgGGCTGGGGCTGTGGCACCTCTGCACCGGGCCGCGGCGCGGCGCCCGCCATCCCCTGGGCCTGCTGGTGGGCAACCTGGGCCTGGCCGACCTGCTGTACGTCAGCACGCTGCCCTTCCTCGTCAGCTACTACCTGCGGGGCAGAGTGTGGCTCTTCGGGCAGGGCTGGTGCCGGATCACCCGGGGCCTCTTCCACCTCAACCTCTACGCCAGCATCGGCTTCCTCACCTGCATCAGCGTCCACCGCTACCTGGGCATCGTGCACCCGCTGAAGGCACGGGGCAGGTGCCAGGGGGCCACCTCTTCGGCGTGGCTCAGCACGACGGTCTGGGTGTGGGTCATCGCGCAGGTAGCTCCCGATTTCGCCTTCAGCAAGATGGATGACATGGGGACGCGGTGCCACGACACGACGAGGCACGAGAACCTGGGCGTTTACTTGCCGTACACCGCAGCCATCACCGTGACCGGGTTTGTCATCCCGTTCCTCATCATCGTCGGATGCTACTGCCACGTGGTGGTGGTGCTCTGCAGGAACGACACCGTGGACCCCAGCCTCAGGAGAAGAAGCATCAGACTGGTGATTCTCGTGATGGTCCTCTTCTCCATCTGCTTCCTCCCATACCATATCTTCAGAAACCTCAACTTGTTGTCTCGAGGCTGGCAGCTGCAAGGATCCTGCACACAGGCTTTAAAGAACATCTACGTTTCCTACCAGGTGACCCGGGGCCTGGCCAGCTTCAACAGCGCCCTCAACCCCCTGCTCTACGTGATGACCAGTGAAGACTGCATGTCACGTATGAGGACCATCTACCAAAGAGCCAGCCAGTCCCTGGGGCTCACCTTCAGGAGGAAAACCTCTTGCCAGACAGATGAGAAGAAGATGAGCATCATTCTTTGTGAGGAGGAGGCTTCTGATGAGCTCTGA
- the KCNK15 gene encoding potassium channel subfamily K member 15, which yields MKRQNLRTAALILCIFSYLLVGAAVFDALESEAESGRKRLLEQKRGELRRKYRFSAEDYRELERLVLQAEPHRAGRQWKFAGSFYFAITVITTIGYGHAAPGTDAGKVFCMFYAILGIPLTLVMFQSLGERMNTVVRLLLKKIKKCLGMRTTNVSMENMVLVGFLSCMGTLCIGAAAFSYFEGWTFFHAYYYCFITLTTIGFGDFVALQKNEALQKKPPYVAFSFMYILVGLTVIGAFLNLVVLRFLTMNSEDERRDAEERASLRRARNNIHLKPKEDSRSSNAIFLPVEDRTSQMNLIPLIQEDAERQRRQSANSAAAVPSFCTCLCYRPQLCGSPVPSHPETLSCHTNPVYYNSISYKIDEVSLSTRGQTGSSPGSTLSSNSPRCRQHPRLRRKSI from the exons ATGAAGCGGCAGAACCTGCGCACGGCCGCGCTCATCCTCTGCATCTTCTCGTACCTGCTGGTGGGCGCCGCCGTCTTCGATGCGCTGGAGTCGGAGGCGGAGAGCGGCCGCAAGcggctgctggagcagaagcGCGGGGAGCTGCGGAGGAAGTACCGCTTCTCCGCCGAAGACTACCGGGAGCTGGAGCGGCTGGTGCTGCAGGCCGAGCCGCACCGCGCCGGGCGGCAGTGGAAGTTCGCCGGTTCCTTCTACTTCGCCATCACGGTCATCACCACCATCG GCTACGGGCACGCTGCCCCGGGCACAGATGCCGGCAAAGTTTTCTGCATGTTCTATGCCATCCTGGGCATCCCCCTGACGCTGGTCATGTTCCAGAGCCTGGGGGAGCGCATGAACACCGTTGTGCGGCTACTGCTCAAGAAAATCAAGAAGTGTCTGGGCATGAGGACAACCAATGTCTCCATGGAGAACATGGTCCTAGTCGGCTTTCTGTCCTGCATGGGGACCCTGTGCATCGGCGCAGCAGCCTTCTCTTATTTCGAGGGCTGGACTTTCTTTCATGCCTATTACTACTGCTTCATAACTTTGACCACTATTGGCTTTGGAGACTTTGTCGCTCTGCAGAAGAACGAGGCTTTGCAAAAGAAGCCCCCGTATGTGGCTTTCAGCTTCATGTACATCTTGGTGGGCCTGACCGTCATCGGCGCCTTCCTCAACCTGGTGGTGCTGCGGTTCCTGACGATGAACTCTGAGGACGAGCGGCGGGATGCTGAAGAGCGAGCCTCGCTGAGGAGAGCCCGGAACAACATCCACCTCAAGCCGAAAGAGGACAGCCGGAGCAGCAATgccatttttctccctgtggaGGACAGGACGAGCCAGATGAACCTCATCCCGCTGATCCAGGAGGATGCGGAGAGGCAGCGGCGCCAGTCGGCCAACTCGGCAGCCGCAgtcccctccttctgcacatGCTTGTGCTACAGACCTCAGCTGTGCGGCAGCCCGGTGCCCTCCCACCCCGAGACCCTGAGCTGCCACACCAACCCCGTGTATTACAACTCCATTTCCTACAAAATCGACGAGGTCTCCCTGAGCACGCGGGGTCAGACCGGCTCTTCCCCAGGGAGCACTTTATCATCCAACAGCCCTCGCTGCCGGCAACACCCCCGGCTGCGGAGGAAATCCATCTAG